The Nostoc sp. NIES-3756 DNA window AGAAAACGCCGCTTGCATGGCGGCAGTTAATGAAAGAAAAGACTCGTCTATTAGTGGCAGTGGCAGGTATTACCTTTGCCGATATGCTGATGTTTATCCAAATGGGATTTGAGAGTGCATTATTTGATGCAGCTATCAAACCTCATCGCAGTTTACAAGCAGATTTGGTGTTGATTAATCCTCAATTTCAAACGCTATTTTCTGTGAAAAGCTTTTCTCGTGAACGCATGTATCAGGCGTTAGGTTATGAGGGTGTAGAATCAGTCAGTCCTGTATATATTGGCACAGGACAATGGCGGAATCCTGAAACTCGTCAGGATAGGGCTATTTTAGTATGGGGTATTGATCCAGCAAAATCTGCATTTGCAATTCCCGAAATTCAACAAAGTATCGATCAAATTAAACAGTTAAATCAAGTTCTATTCGATCAGGCAGGTCGTCCAGAATACGGTGCTGTGGGTGATATTTTCAAAAAAACAAACAATTTTCAGACAGAATTGAATAGTATCAGCGTCAATGTCAAAGGAGTATTTAGTAATGGGGCTTCTTTTGCGGCTGATGGTAACGTTATTGCCAGTGATTCTACCTTTTTAAGACTATTTCCAGAACGCAAACCAGACCGGATCGAAGTAGGATTAATCACACTTAAGCCAGGGGTAGATGCAGAAAAAGTGCGATCGCAACTAGCAGCCAATTTACCCAATGATGTCAAAGTCTTAACACCAGAAGGGTTTGCCCAAACAGAAAAAGAATATTGGGCAACTGGTACAGGTATCGGCTTCATTTTCGGTATGGGTGTAGGTGTCGGCTTTATCGTTGGGATTGTGATTGTTTACCAAATTCTCTACTCCGACGTTTCCGATCACTTGCCAGAATACGCCACCCTCAAAGCAATGGGCTATACAGACCGCTATTTATTAGTAGCCCTACTGCAAGAAGCCTTATTACTTGCATTCTTTGGATATTTGCCAGCTTATATCTTCTCTTTTGGGCTGTATCAACTAACTTACGCTGCAACCATGCTGCCTATAGCTATGAAGCTAGACAGGGCAATTAATGTATTTATTCTTACCGTAATTATGTGTAGTGTTTCGGGTGCGATCGCTATGCGAAAACTCAGGTCTGCTGATCCGGCGGATGTGTTTTAGTCATTAGTCATTGGTCATTAGTCATTAGTTATTGTTCCCTAAAAACCTATGTTACAAGAATTTATACCTGCGCCTAATCCCTATTCCTCTGGTTTCGAGCCTGTGATTTCTGTTAATAATATCAATCATTACTTTGGTTCTGGCTCGCTGCGTAAACAAGTTTTATTTGATATTAATTTGCAGATTAACGGAGGTGAAATTGTCATTATGACAGGGCCTTCTGGCTCAGGAAAAACCACTTTATTAACTTTGATGGGTGGCTTACGTTCTGCTCAAGAAGGGAGTTTGAAAATTTTGGGTGAAGAAATTTGTGGAGCCAGTAAGCAGAAGTTAACCAAATTACGCCGTCAGATTGGTTATATATTTCAGGCGCATAATTTAATGACTTTTCTCACAGCTAAGGAAAATGTGCGGATGTCTCTTGAATTGCATGATGAGTATCTCAATCAAGACATCAACGCTAAAGCGATCGCTATGTTAGAAACTGTTGGTTTAGGAGATAGAGTCAATTACTATCCCGAAAATCTCTCTGGGGGACAAAAACAACGAGTAG harbors:
- the devC gene encoding ABC transporter permease DevC — protein: MLTKMFKKTPLAWRQLMKEKTRLLVAVAGITFADMLMFIQMGFESALFDAAIKPHRSLQADLVLINPQFQTLFSVKSFSRERMYQALGYEGVESVSPVYIGTGQWRNPETRQDRAILVWGIDPAKSAFAIPEIQQSIDQIKQLNQVLFDQAGRPEYGAVGDIFKKTNNFQTELNSISVNVKGVFSNGASFAADGNVIASDSTFLRLFPERKPDRIEVGLITLKPGVDAEKVRSQLAANLPNDVKVLTPEGFAQTEKEYWATGTGIGFIFGMGVGVGFIVGIVIVYQILYSDVSDHLPEYATLKAMGYTDRYLLVALLQEALLLAFFGYLPAYIFSFGLYQLTYAATMLPIAMKLDRAINVFILTVIMCSVSGAIAMRKLRSADPADVF
- a CDS encoding DevA family ABC transporter ATP-binding protein, which translates into the protein MLQEFIPAPNPYSSGFEPVISVNNINHYFGSGSLRKQVLFDINLQINGGEIVIMTGPSGSGKTTLLTLMGGLRSAQEGSLKILGEEICGASKQKLTKLRRQIGYIFQAHNLMTFLTAKENVRMSLELHDEYLNQDINAKAIAMLETVGLGDRVNYYPENLSGGQKQRVAIARALVSHPKIVLADEPTAALDKKSGRDVVELMQKLAKEQGCTILLVTHDNRILDIADRIIYMEDGQLKSDDIDIAARMH